A single Plasmodium malariae genome assembly, chromosome: 6 DNA region contains:
- the ROK1 gene encoding ATP-dependent RNA helicase ROK1, putative, with amino-acid sequence MDVARQLMYGLNLKGLFKNDNFLSLKEENLKPLRNILKIKKKNELDDNDNKKKKFSSKCESITFEQFYNDEQLISRYMKDNEINIDYVHLNRNVVPIRFFDDIVNCVKMLRKDGNRAAKGVSGNSTNNIYSDNNLKEILKNKEVKKDGLPFRPLDEVKKKNKQIGEGESEQNEAVKGVEKKKKKKKISNDEIINEECKKLMDTVKNTLCFINPTSIQKICIPAILSGFNTICISQTGSGKTCAFLIPLLVKLNSLNVEGGNDVLLNGSSNDSVSSSSSSSSSCSNDSDNNSKSCGRSSSSSRNKVREKEDIFFIRSLIIVPTNELATQIYEQAIILFESFRKYVLIHLRKAEDIKQNVDVCVCTPMVLVHLIEKKKEKVAKVERKAKEAKVAKVEKKAEKVKVAKEVKAKEQKEEKKVSLEKCFFVVFDEVDKLFEVNFLEHLNCLLKEVQNKKIQKIFTTATLPGNTKSFISTLCTNYVVVFFGKSMNTVNSNVRQELLYVNNEEEKLLVLNNLIRNKEIHIPALIFVDTISKAHMVYASLSKSSCISAGKRSGNGICSVIGNGNGYSDDRTCAYSYIGLLTSERTKEERGEMFQRFQSGHIWYLICTDVMSRGIDIKGIETVINYDVCYDKYSYIHRIGRACRSDRKEGKAITFFTKDNIIYMKDIVKFVKGSGTQVPAYLENYHFKKVPQFKYFVKMGSIKKRKILKGRATAKRGRYTGASFKNVKR; translated from the coding sequence atggatgTAGCTAGGCAGTTGATGTATGGATTGAATTTAAAGGggctttttaaaaatgacaaTTTTCTAAGTTTGAAAGAGGAAAATTTAAAACcattaagaaatatattaaagataaaaaaaaagaatgagttagatgataatgataacaaaaagaaaaagttttCCTCCAAATGTGAATCTATAACATTTGAACAGTTTTACAACGATGAACAGTTAATTAGCAGATATATGAAAGATAATGAAATTAACATAGACTATGTTCATTTAAATAGGAATGTAGTCCCCATACGATTTTTCGATGATATTGTTAACTGTGTGAAAATGCTAAGAAAGGATGGGAATAGAGCTGCTAAAGGAGTTAGTGGAAATAgtactaataatatttattctgaTAACAATTTAAAGGAGATACTGAAAAATAAGGAAGTGAAAAAAGATGGGCTTCCTTTTCGTCCTTTGgatgaagtaaaaaaaaaaaataagcaaattGGTGAAGGGGAAAGTGAACAAAATGAAGCGGTAAAAggagtagaaaaaaaaaaaaaaaaaaaaaaaatcagcaacgatgaaattataaacgaagaatgtaaaaaattaatggatACAGTTAAAAACactttatgttttataaacCCAACGtctattcaaaaaatttgtatCCCTGCTATTTTAAGTGGTTTTAACACAATATGTATATCACAGACGGGTAGCGGTAAAACGTGTGCTTTTCTTATTCCGCTTTTGGTGAAATTAAATAGTTTAAATGTTGAGGGAGGGAATGACGTATTGTTGAATGGTAGTAGTAATGATAGCgttagtagtagtagtagtagcagtagcagtTGTAGTAATGATAGTGATAATAACAGTAAAAGTTGTGGTcgtagtagtagcagtagtcGTAATAAAGTACGCGAAAAGGaggacattttttttattagaagTTTAATCATAGTACCCACGAATGAGCTAGCTACGCAAATTTATGAACAagcaataattttattcGAATCGTTCAGAAAATATGTACTTATTCATCTGCGTAAAGCAGAGGACATAAAACAGAATGTGGATGTGTGTGTGTGCACACCGATGGTTCTTGTAcatttaattgaaaaaaaaaaagaaaaggtaGCAAAGGTTGAAAGGAAAGCAAAGGAAGCAAAGGTAGCAAAGGTTGAAAAGAAAGCAGAGAAAGTAAAGGTAGCAAAAGAAGTAAAAGCAAAGGAacaaaaggaagaaaaaaaagtaagttTAGAAAAATGCTTTTTTGTAGTTTTTGATGAAGTCGACAAATTATTTGAAGTCAATTTTTTGGAGCatttaaattgtttattaaaagaagtacaaaataaaaaaatacaaaaaatattcacaACAGCAACCTTACCAGGTAATACGAAAAGTTTTATAAGTACATTGTGTACAAATTATGTAGTTgtattttttggaaaaagtATGAACACAGTAAATAGTAACGTGAGGCAAGAAttgttatatgtaaataatgaGGAAGAAAAACTTTTggttttaaataatttaattagaAATAAGGAGATACATATACCTGCCTTAATATTTGTGGATACTATATCCAAGGCACACATGGTGTACGCGAGTTTGAGTAAAAGTAGTTGCATCAGTGCTGGGAAGAGAAGTGGTAATGGAATTTGTAGTGTTATTGGTAATGGTAATGGTTACAGTGATGATAGAACTTGTGCATATTCCTACATTGGCTTGTTAACCTCTGAAAGGACAAAAGAAGAAAGGGGAGAAATGTTTCAAAGATTTCAATCAGGTCATATATGGTATCTTATATGTACGGATGTGATGAGTAGAGGTATAGATATAAAGGGAATAGAAACagtaataaattatgatgtgtgttatgataaatatagttatattCATCGAATTGGAAGAGCATGTAGGTCAGATAGAAAAGAAGGAAAGgctataacattttttactaaagataatataatatacatgaaGGACATTGTAAAATTTGTGAAAGGCAGTGGCACACAGGTACCTGCttatttagaaaattatcattttaaaaaagtgccccaatttaagtattttgttaaaatggggtctataaaaaagaggaaaatacTAAAGGGAAGAGCAACAGCAAAGAGGGGAAGGTACACAGGGGCaagttttaaaaatgtgaaaaggTAG
- the PmUG01_06013000 gene encoding deoxyribose-phosphate aldolase, putative has protein sequence MANYTETFAAWTAICLTDHTLLGDDDKEEDIRMLCQESIKTCPFAAAVCVYPQYVKFINEQIKKEINPFKPKIACVINFPHGTDSMEKVLEDTKKAINDGADEIDLVINYKKILQNVDEGLKEATDLTQNVKDILKNKLLKVVIEVGELKSEELIIKTTLAVLEGNADFVKTSTGKVKVNATPSSVKSIIKAIKQYIEKKPEKKDKIGLKVAGGVTDLNLASYYILLARTFLSALACHPNNFRIGSSSLVPKLRKVIQQCPPS, from the coding sequence atggcAAACTATACAGAAACTTTCGCTGCGTGGACTGCTATATGCTTAACTGATCATACACTCTTGGGGGACGATGACAAAGAAGAAGATATAAGAATGTTGTGTCAAGAGTCTATTAAGACTTGTCCATTTGCAGCAGCAGTTTGTGTGTACCCTCaatatgttaaatttattaatgaacaaataaaaaaagaaataaaccCATTTAAACCAAAAATTGCCTGTGTCATAAATTTTCCACATGGTACAGATAGTATGGAAAAAGTTTTAGAAGACACAAAGAAAGCAATAAATGATGGAGCTGATGAAATAGATTtagttataaattataaaaaaattttgcaaaatgTTGACGAAGGATTGAAAGAAGCTACTGATTTAACCCAGAAtgttaaagatatattaaaaaataaacttctAAAAGTTGTAATAGAAGTTGGTGAACTTAAGTCTgaagaattaattataaaaacaacaTTAGCAGTACTTGAAGGAAATGCTGATTTTGTTAAAACATCTACTGGCAAGGTTAAAGTGAATGCAACCCCTAGTTCTGTTAAATCAATTATTAAGGCAATAAAACagtatatagaaaaaaaacctgaaaaaaaagataaaattggGTTAAAAGTAGCAGGAGGAGTAACAGATTTAAATTTAGCTAgctattatattttgctagCAAGAACTTTTTTAAGTGCCCTTGCATGTCATCCGAATAACTTCCGTATTGGTTCATCTTCACTAGTACCCAAATTGAGAAAAGTTATTCAGCAGTGCCCACCATCTTAG